The Desulfobacterales bacterium genome includes a region encoding these proteins:
- the tssA gene encoding type VI secretion system protein TssA, whose product MSIDINAILTPIPGETPAGENLRYTDVYSDIKEARRSDDLLDKGEWQHEVKTSDWAKVERLAASALTEKTKDLQIAIWLTEALIKNDGFSGLTAGLEVINALLTHFWEHLYPEMDEGDLDFRAAPIEFLNEKLCIALKEIAVTDPRNTPGYSWLKWQESRQVGSEESLRNQWGDIDESRKQARDQKIAEGKITIEDFDGAVARSSAAFYISLLTSIDKSRNAFKTFDRLLDETFGNEAPRLAEFRSALDDCYELVAKLHKEKVPYEPVPDRPPESAETLSTVEEPTPEPPAAADIAVTERRNTDPLPISTDNIASISHLNPISDLPAEVLWNEALQILTNAGIKTALTQLMSAACSAPSIREKNRYRLIIAKLCLRANRLDLARPIAEELYTLIEALNLEKWESPVWIGEVIDTLYQCLTKAEDASDNVQRAGELLERLCRTDVTKAMSYNV is encoded by the coding sequence ATGAGCATCGACATCAACGCCATACTCACTCCGATTCCCGGTGAGACCCCGGCTGGGGAAAATCTTCGGTATACGGATGTTTACAGCGACATCAAGGAAGCCAGAAGATCCGATGACCTGCTGGACAAGGGTGAATGGCAGCATGAGGTAAAAACCTCGGACTGGGCGAAAGTCGAAAGGTTAGCCGCTTCCGCCCTTACCGAAAAGACAAAAGATCTGCAAATCGCCATCTGGTTGACCGAGGCGCTGATTAAAAATGACGGGTTTTCGGGTCTAACGGCCGGTCTGGAGGTCATTAACGCTCTTCTGACACATTTCTGGGAGCATCTTTACCCTGAAATGGATGAAGGAGACCTCGATTTTCGGGCCGCACCGATCGAATTTTTAAATGAAAAACTATGCATTGCACTGAAAGAAATTGCGGTCACGGACCCTCGCAACACCCCCGGTTATTCCTGGCTCAAATGGCAGGAATCCCGCCAGGTGGGATCCGAGGAAAGCCTGCGAAACCAGTGGGGCGATATCGATGAATCCCGCAAACAGGCTAGGGATCAGAAAATTGCCGAGGGAAAAATCACCATCGAAGATTTTGACGGCGCTGTCGCACGATCTTCGGCGGCCTTTTACATCAGCCTTCTGACGTCCATTGATAAGAGCCGTAACGCATTTAAAACCTTTGACCGGTTGCTGGATGAAACCTTCGGAAACGAAGCGCCCCGATTGGCTGAATTCAGATCCGCCCTGGACGATTGTTATGAGTTGGTCGCCAAACTCCATAAAGAAAAGGTACCCTATGAACCGGTGCCCGACCGGCCACCCGAGTCGGCCGAAACACTGTCAACAGTGGAAGAACCAACCCCGGAACCTCCTGCCGCCGCCGATATAGCAGTAACGGAACGGAGAAATACCGATCCATTGCCGATCAGCACCGATAACATCGCTTCCATTTCTCATCTGAATCCGATATCCGACCTGCCGGCGGAAGTCTTGTGGAATGAGGCGCTTCAAATTCTGACAAACGCCGGCATCAAAACCGCCCTCACGCAATTGATGAGCGCGGCTTGCAGCGCCCCTTCGATTCGGGAAAAAAACAGATACCGGCTCATCATCGCCAAACTCTGCCTTCGCGCAAACCGACTGGACCTGGCTCGCCCGATCGCAGAAGAACTTTACACCTTGATAGAAGCGCTGAATCTGGAAAAATGGGAGTCGCCCGTCTGGATCGGCGAAGTGATCGACACCCTTTATCAATGTTTAACAAAGGCGGAGGATGCCTCGGATAATGTCCAGAGAGCCGGGGAACTTCTGGAAAGGCTTTGCCGAACCGATGTGACCAAGGCCATGAGTTATAACGTGTAA
- the tssC gene encoding type VI secretion system contractile sheath large subunit codes for MTDKETQAQSGAAGATVVEEEKSLLDKIIDDGRMVRDEGKRQWAKNLLGEFAAQIMEGTMTVSKDTVAMINARIAQIDHLLSKQLNEVMHHPDFQKLEGSWRGLNYLVQQSETGASLKIRVMNVSKKDLLKDMEKASEFDQSALFKKIYEEEFGMFGGAAYGALIGDYEFQNHPQDLTLLEEISHVAAAAHAPFISAASPKMFNFDSFTELGGPRDLTKIFQSTEYAKWKSFRDSDDAKYVGLAMPHILMRLPYGQANVPVEKFNYEEAVDGTDHSKYLWGNAAYALGTRLTSAFAKYHWCAAIRGVEGGGLVEGLPVHTFRTDEGDVALKCPTEIAITDRREKELADNGFIPLVHCKGTDYAAFFSTQTANKPRKYDTDFANANARLSSQLQYILAVSRFAHYLKAMMRDKIGSFMSRQNAEDFLNRWIANYVLLDDNAGQDAKASHPLREARIDVSEIPGKPGAYRAVSFLRPHYQLDELTVSLRLVAELPPPAKG; via the coding sequence ATGACGGATAAAGAAACGCAAGCCCAATCGGGAGCCGCAGGGGCTACCGTGGTTGAAGAAGAAAAAAGCCTGCTGGATAAAATCATCGATGACGGCCGCATGGTCCGGGATGAAGGCAAACGGCAATGGGCAAAAAATCTTCTGGGAGAATTCGCGGCTCAGATTATGGAGGGCACCATGACGGTTTCAAAGGACACCGTCGCCATGATCAATGCCAGAATCGCCCAGATCGATCACCTGCTTTCAAAGCAGCTCAATGAAGTCATGCATCATCCCGATTTCCAGAAACTCGAGGGGTCCTGGCGCGGACTGAACTATCTGGTCCAGCAAAGTGAAACCGGCGCGTCACTGAAAATTCGGGTGATGAACGTATCGAAAAAAGACCTGCTCAAGGACATGGAAAAAGCAAGCGAATTTGACCAGTCTGCGCTTTTCAAGAAAATCTACGAAGAGGAATTCGGCATGTTCGGCGGCGCCGCTTACGGCGCGCTGATCGGAGACTATGAATTTCAAAATCATCCCCAGGACCTGACGCTGCTCGAGGAGATTTCCCATGTGGCGGCTGCAGCCCACGCACCCTTCATTTCCGCGGCCTCGCCCAAGATGTTCAATTTTGACAGCTTTACGGAGCTCGGCGGTCCCAGGGATTTAACCAAAATATTTCAAAGCACGGAATACGCCAAATGGAAATCCTTCCGGGATTCGGATGACGCCAAATACGTGGGGCTTGCGATGCCGCATATTCTGATGCGGCTGCCCTACGGTCAGGCAAACGTACCCGTTGAAAAATTCAATTATGAGGAAGCCGTGGACGGCACCGACCATAGCAAGTACTTGTGGGGAAACGCCGCCTACGCGCTCGGTACGCGATTAACGAGCGCTTTTGCCAAATATCACTGGTGTGCGGCCATTCGCGGCGTTGAAGGCGGCGGGCTGGTCGAAGGGCTGCCGGTGCATACCTTCAGAACCGATGAGGGGGATGTCGCCCTTAAGTGTCCCACTGAAATCGCGATTACGGACCGGCGTGAAAAAGAGCTTGCCGATAACGGGTTTATTCCCCTGGTTCATTGCAAGGGAACCGATTACGCGGCGTTTTTCAGCACGCAGACTGCCAATAAACCCCGAAAGTACGACACGGATTTTGCCAACGCCAATGCACGGCTTTCCTCGCAGCTTCAGTACATTCTGGCTGTTTCCAGATTTGCCCATTACCTGAAGGCCATGATGCGCGATAAAATCGGCAGCTTCATGAGCCGTCAAAACGCGGAGGATTTTCTGAACCGATGGATCGCCAATTATGTTCTCCTGGATGATAATGCGGGCCAGGATGCCAAGGCTAGCCACCCGCTGCGGGAAGCCAGAATCGATGTGTCGGAAATTCCCGGTAAGCCGGGCGCATACCGGGCCGTATCTTTTCTAAGACCGCATTATCAGTTGGATGAATTAACCGTATCCTTACGACTGGTGGCCGAATTGCCGCCGCCCGCAAAAGGGTAA
- the tssB gene encoding type VI secretion system contractile sheath small subunit, translating into MARESTQHKLDRVRSPRVHITYDVEIGDAIEMKEIPFVVGVIGDYSGKPEEPLPKLMDRKFVEIDRDNFDNVLSGMKPRLTFQVDNKITDDNTQMGVELNFRSLEDFHPERVAEQIEPLRKLVEARSRLSDLVTKLDGNDKLEALLQEAISSTDGIAALGKAAGVDKTKDGKTDE; encoded by the coding sequence ATGGCTAGAGAAAGTACGCAGCACAAACTTGACAGGGTGCGATCTCCCAGGGTTCACATCACCTATGATGTGGAAATCGGGGACGCCATCGAGATGAAGGAAATTCCCTTTGTTGTCGGTGTTATCGGTGATTATTCCGGCAAACCGGAAGAACCGCTGCCCAAATTGATGGATCGAAAATTCGTTGAAATCGACCGGGATAATTTTGACAATGTTCTGTCGGGTATGAAACCGCGCCTTACCTTTCAGGTTGACAATAAAATCACCGACGACAACACACAGATGGGTGTTGAACTGAATTTCAGATCGTTGGAGGATTTTCATCCCGAGCGGGTGGCCGAACAAATCGAGCCGTTGCGAAAACTGGTGGAAGCCCGAAGCCGGCTTTCGGATCTGGTCACCAAGCTTGACGGAAACGACAAGCTCGAAGCGCTTCTTCAGGAAGCTATCAGCAGCACCGACGGCATTGCGGCGCTCGGTAAAGCAGCCGGCGTGGATAAAACCAAAGACGGTAAAACCGACGAATAA
- a CDS encoding type VI secretion system tube protein Hcp: MAFDCFLKIDGIPGESTDDKHKDWIELLSYSHGVSQPASGSISSGGGRSAERCDHEPFSVVKTLDKASPKLALFCSDGRHIKDIKVELCRAGGDKVKYMEYLMSDVIVSSVRPGGSSQGSEPLPLEEVSFAYSKIEWTYTGTDKAGKPMGDVKAYWDLKTNKGG, encoded by the coding sequence ATGGCATTTGACTGTTTTCTCAAAATAGATGGCATTCCCGGTGAGAGCACCGACGATAAGCACAAAGACTGGATCGAGCTGCTCTCGTATAGCCACGGGGTCTCACAACCCGCGTCCGGCTCCATCAGCAGCGGCGGCGGCAGAAGCGCCGAGCGGTGCGATCATGAGCCTTTTTCCGTCGTAAAAACCCTTGACAAGGCGTCGCCGAAACTGGCCCTGTTTTGCTCCGACGGTCGCCACATTAAAGATATCAAGGTGGAGTTGTGCCGGGCGGGCGGTGACAAGGTAAAGTACATGGAATATCTCATGTCGGATGTGATCGTCAGCAGCGTACGCCCAGGAGGCTCCTCTCAAGGCAGTGAACCGCTCCCGCTTGAAGAAGTTTCCTTTGCTTACAGCAAGATAGAATGGACCTATACGGGGACCGATAAGGCGGGAAAACCCATGGGCGACGTGAAAGCCTACTGGGATCTGAAAACCAACAAGGGAGGCTGA
- a CDS encoding type VI secretion system accessory protein TagJ, translating to MTTAELIKSGNLAEARKNLVEEVKAAPADLGKRTTFIQVLCFCGEWDKAERQLDAISVQDPQREISVQTYKNLIRAEKERQNVLAMKSKPAFLPKTPGYFGAHWDVLACLLKGDAEKAENLFQEIESQRPGLSGTVNGIPFKGISDTDSFLSFFLETIVHDRYIWIPFESIRELTVTPPKTLFDLLWVPGRITTWDGLTLNCFLPVVYGESWAHADDTIRMGRITTWTQMGGPFLKAVGQHLYDIGGNDMAILEIQEMVFNPPTDRTEGRMSDI from the coding sequence ATGACTACCGCCGAACTCATTAAATCCGGCAATCTCGCTGAAGCTCGGAAAAACCTGGTGGAAGAGGTTAAAGCGGCGCCCGCGGATTTGGGGAAACGCACCACCTTCATTCAGGTCCTTTGCTTTTGTGGTGAGTGGGACAAGGCGGAACGTCAGCTGGATGCCATATCCGTGCAGGATCCACAACGGGAAATCAGCGTACAAACCTATAAGAATCTGATTCGGGCGGAAAAAGAGCGACAAAATGTCTTGGCTATGAAAAGCAAACCCGCTTTTCTTCCCAAGACGCCCGGGTATTTCGGTGCGCATTGGGACGTCCTGGCATGCCTATTAAAAGGAGACGCGGAGAAAGCGGAAAACTTGTTTCAGGAAATCGAGTCGCAACGCCCCGGCCTTTCCGGAACCGTAAACGGAATCCCCTTCAAGGGAATTAGCGATACGGACAGTTTTCTTTCTTTTTTTCTCGAAACCATTGTACACGATCGATACATCTGGATACCGTTCGAATCGATACGGGAGTTGACGGTAACCCCGCCCAAAACCCTTTTTGATCTTCTTTGGGTGCCGGGGCGCATCACCACCTGGGATGGATTGACCTTGAACTGTTTTTTACCCGTCGTTTACGGAGAATCATGGGCTCATGCCGACGATACTATCCGAATGGGCCGCATCACCACCTGGACCCAAATGGGCGGCCCCTTTTTAAAAGCTGTGGGACAGCACCTATATGACATCGGCGGCAACGACATGGCGATTCTGGAGATTCAGGAAATGGTGTTTAATCCACCGACGGACCGCACTGAAGGGAGGATGAGCGACATATGA
- the tssE gene encoding type VI secretion system baseplate subunit TssE, whose product MARWENDRHNLRTSILDRLVDETPGVSGESVQDRVLSVAQIRASVMQDLEQLLNSRRRILQPATGYPEVINSLYAYGVADFTASNPKSIAVQQQLRRDIEKTIARFEPRLKNVRVHLETAGQSHRQLRFRITAMLVVEPISEPISFDTFFDMNRSECIISK is encoded by the coding sequence TTGGCCCGGTGGGAAAACGACCGTCATAACCTTCGCACCTCCATTCTGGACAGGCTCGTGGACGAGACGCCCGGCGTTTCGGGCGAGTCTGTTCAGGACCGGGTGCTAAGTGTGGCGCAAATCAGAGCGTCGGTTATGCAGGATCTTGAGCAGCTCCTCAATTCCCGGCGTCGAATCCTGCAACCGGCAACAGGCTATCCGGAAGTGATTAATTCGCTGTATGCTTACGGCGTTGCCGACTTTACGGCCTCAAATCCGAAAAGCATCGCGGTTCAGCAGCAATTAAGGCGGGATATCGAAAAGACCATCGCCAGGTTTGAGCCGCGCCTGAAAAATGTTCGGGTCCATCTTGAAACCGCGGGTCAGAGCCATCGCCAGCTTCGGTTTCGAATCACCGCCATGCTGGTGGTCGAACCGATCAGTGAGCCGATATCCTTTGACACGTTTTTTGATATGAACCGGAGCGAGTGCATTATCTCAAAATAA
- the tagF gene encoding type VI secretion system-associated protein TagF, producing the protein MLGLLKSGSTWKWAAFGKHPVVGDYFNAGANDPFFQAFSGWVENGYRQISAGRRNAKNLYSWRFWAKGIQKDSLVCGVGRDSFDTIGRPYPLFIIGTGLLAQWQRNWELLPFACETIWGQMEYLITKRYLDFSQFEDQVRRLPSLTADWSALSAEERNRREKGCGAETPAREEMNKSLRSQLGAPEFLIPFDANACRDAVTDAGIWSSLLKDQDKTAPNATFIGGLIEKSYVAVFKRPLAVQDFIRLWSVESNTSVPNGIQPSF; encoded by the coding sequence ATGCTGGGATTATTGAAATCCGGGTCCACCTGGAAATGGGCTGCTTTCGGCAAACACCCCGTGGTCGGAGACTATTTTAACGCGGGAGCGAACGACCCGTTTTTTCAGGCCTTTTCCGGGTGGGTTGAAAACGGTTATCGCCAGATAAGCGCCGGGCGCAGGAATGCCAAGAATCTTTACTCCTGGCGCTTTTGGGCCAAGGGCATCCAGAAGGACTCACTGGTGTGCGGTGTGGGCCGGGACAGTTTCGATACGATTGGCCGCCCCTATCCTCTCTTTATCATCGGGACCGGGTTATTGGCGCAATGGCAAAGAAACTGGGAATTATTGCCGTTTGCCTGCGAAACGATCTGGGGGCAGATGGAATATTTGATCACTAAGCGTTATCTGGACTTTTCTCAATTTGAGGATCAAGTTCGCCGGCTTCCGTCGTTGACCGCCGACTGGTCGGCGCTTTCTGCTGAAGAGCGGAATCGCCGTGAGAAAGGGTGTGGTGCGGAAACGCCCGCGCGGGAAGAGATGAACAAAAGCCTTCGTTCACAACTAGGCGCACCGGAATTTCTGATCCCTTTTGACGCTAACGCCTGCCGGGATGCCGTAACGGATGCCGGGATATGGAGTTCGCTGTTAAAGGATCAAGATAAAACCGCGCCAAATGCAACTTTTATCGGCGGGCTGATCGAGAAAAGTTACGTTGCGGTTTTCAAACGGCCTTTGGCCGTACAGGATTTCATTCGGTTGTGGTCCGTGGAAAGCAACACTTCGGTGCCAAACGGAATTCAGCCGTCATTCTGA
- a CDS encoding type VI secretion protein IcmF/TssM N-terminal domain-containing protein — translation MKALLIKILKVCLIISVAMLGLALVFGGVLVLGWPWWVGFFVLIGLAGLAAGILFIKKLFQRKREQHFVQQVIHQEAAYVATLGDKDKERSRELQDRWKEAMDALRNSHLKKMGNPLYVLPWYMIIGESGSGKTTSIKSARLSSPFAEVRKTSGISGTRNCDWWFFEQAIIIDTAGRYAIPVDEGRDKDEWQRFLSQLVKFRKREPLNGLIITVAADKLLSADSEALLADGRSLRQRMDELMRVLGAKFPVYVLITKCDLIQGMTQYCDRLPEKALDRAMGFLNHDLTSDITTFNERAMHTIVERLKDIRLQLLHQPAAGKADPALLLFPEEFERLKSSLFAFTHGAFQENPYQETPILRGIFFSSGRQEGSPYSHFLKALGLIEDRDVLPGTSKGMFLFDFFSRILPSDRRIFAPTLHAIQWNRLTRNLGLTAWVAIVIALCGLLSFSFVKNMRILKEFSYEFAEPPVLRGELVSDVILMDRFRETLLKMEERNRDWWLPRFYLNESQEVETRIKTAYCKQFEEGLIGAYDKRMAERIAGFSVTTPCRTLGQHLAHMIRRINLLQARLAGADLAALQERPQPGFETFAAEENLPLMPELQDRLAHLYQYDLIWQPDRNRINQESITLQAWMKQILSTRQNDLSCLVDMVNADPSLKGLTLADFWGGDPDPADSIAIAPAYTLKGKEAIDIFLQEIEAASPDPLVIAGAKQAFQRDYKKAYLDAWEAFGTQLPEGVNRLSGIPDWHQIIDRIGTGQGPFFSFLARMKDEIAPFSQDTDRAWVGLVNDFDRAKQTAAGQDMLPKTGLLSKAAEKGKSLLSKVEKAADDTQASALIESRLTAASALRDYQKALVEIVKAIATRKGAYEIAAKTFDEEAASPPSPFILTQTSIRTMEATLQNSAGQSAMFWALVSGPHRFLWDFVLRETACYIDKLWEEKVLVEVQGISDSERITAVALGEKGPAMDFVKGPIAPFIDRSLNKGFYAKNVLGREIQFKTDFLRYLTQGTRKVRAAQARAARSGADEDVVATPLVFNGGVTIKALPTDVNPDAHTRPQATTLTVRCGNETAQLINLNYPVRKVFDWSSETCDEVVFTVEIGSIVLTKRYKGNMGFPLFLKDFGNGTRRLYPGDFPQNKSALQQANIKYIQVNYQFERHSRVLSFYQKYLAAKSSVKKVSREPSTPKVPRNAAICWDY, via the coding sequence ATGAAAGCGCTTCTGATAAAAATTCTGAAAGTATGCCTCATTATCAGTGTGGCGATGCTGGGGCTGGCCCTGGTTTTCGGTGGCGTGCTGGTGCTCGGTTGGCCCTGGTGGGTAGGGTTTTTCGTTCTTATCGGATTGGCGGGGCTTGCGGCCGGCATCCTGTTTATTAAAAAATTATTTCAACGCAAGCGGGAACAGCATTTTGTTCAGCAGGTGATTCACCAGGAGGCCGCCTATGTGGCCACCCTGGGAGACAAGGACAAGGAGCGCTCCCGGGAACTTCAGGACCGCTGGAAAGAGGCCATGGATGCGCTGCGAAACTCCCACTTGAAGAAAATGGGAAATCCGCTCTATGTCCTGCCCTGGTATATGATCATCGGTGAAAGCGGCTCCGGCAAGACAACGTCCATTAAAAGCGCCCGGCTTTCCTCGCCCTTCGCGGAGGTCCGGAAAACCTCCGGCATTTCCGGTACCCGCAACTGCGACTGGTGGTTTTTCGAACAGGCCATTATTATCGACACGGCGGGCCGGTATGCCATCCCGGTAGATGAGGGCCGCGACAAGGATGAATGGCAAAGATTCCTCTCCCAATTGGTCAAATTCCGTAAACGGGAACCCTTGAACGGTTTAATTATCACCGTTGCTGCGGATAAGCTACTGTCCGCGGATTCCGAAGCCCTGCTGGCCGACGGTCGCAGCCTTCGGCAACGGATGGATGAACTGATGCGTGTGCTGGGCGCTAAGTTTCCGGTTTACGTCCTGATCACCAAATGCGATTTAATTCAGGGCATGACCCAGTATTGCGACCGATTACCCGAAAAAGCACTCGATCGGGCCATGGGGTTTTTAAATCATGACCTTACATCGGACATCACCACCTTTAACGAGCGAGCCATGCATACCATTGTGGAGCGGCTCAAGGATATTCGGCTTCAGCTCCTTCACCAGCCGGCCGCCGGCAAGGCGGACCCGGCGCTGTTGCTCTTCCCGGAAGAGTTTGAACGCTTAAAATCCAGTTTGTTCGCATTCACCCATGGCGCCTTTCAGGAAAACCCCTATCAGGAAACACCGATTTTAAGGGGGATCTTTTTCAGCAGCGGCCGCCAGGAGGGAAGTCCCTATTCTCATTTTCTGAAAGCCCTCGGCCTGATCGAGGATCGAGACGTGCTGCCGGGTACAAGCAAGGGAATGTTTCTCTTTGATTTTTTCTCCAGAATTCTCCCCAGTGACCGCCGTATCTTCGCCCCCACCCTGCACGCCATTCAATGGAACCGGTTGACCCGAAACCTGGGGCTGACGGCCTGGGTGGCCATTGTCATCGCATTGTGCGGTCTGCTTAGCTTTTCCTTTGTTAAAAATATGCGAATTCTGAAGGAATTTTCTTATGAATTTGCTGAACCACCGGTTCTGCGAGGGGAATTGGTATCGGATGTCATCCTCATGGACCGCTTCAGGGAAACCCTTCTTAAAATGGAAGAAAGAAACCGCGATTGGTGGCTTCCCCGATTCTACCTAAATGAAAGCCAGGAGGTGGAAACCCGAATCAAGACGGCTTATTGCAAGCAATTCGAGGAAGGACTGATCGGCGCCTATGACAAGCGGATGGCCGAGCGAATCGCCGGTTTTTCCGTCACAACCCCGTGCCGGACCTTGGGCCAACACCTGGCGCACATGATTCGCCGCATTAATCTGCTGCAGGCGCGGCTCGCCGGCGCGGACCTGGCAGCCCTTCAGGAAAGGCCGCAGCCGGGATTTGAAACCTTTGCGGCCGAAGAAAACCTTCCCCTGATGCCCGAATTGCAGGACCGCTTGGCGCATCTTTACCAATACGATCTCATCTGGCAGCCGGACCGCAACCGGATCAATCAGGAAAGTATCACCCTGCAAGCCTGGATGAAGCAAATTCTATCGACGAGGCAAAATGATCTGTCCTGCCTCGTCGATATGGTCAATGCGGATCCAAGCCTCAAGGGCCTTACGCTTGCGGACTTTTGGGGCGGCGATCCCGATCCGGCGGACAGCATTGCGATTGCGCCGGCCTATACCCTGAAGGGCAAAGAAGCCATCGATATATTCCTTCAGGAGATCGAAGCGGCCTCACCCGATCCCCTGGTCATTGCCGGCGCAAAACAGGCTTTTCAGCGCGATTATAAAAAAGCCTATCTGGATGCATGGGAAGCTTTCGGCACCCAACTGCCCGAGGGGGTTAACCGGCTTTCCGGAATACCGGATTGGCATCAGATTATTGATCGCATCGGCACGGGTCAGGGACCTTTTTTCTCCTTTCTGGCGCGGATGAAGGACGAAATAGCGCCTTTCTCACAGGACACGGACCGCGCGTGGGTGGGCCTGGTTAATGATTTCGATAGGGCAAAACAAACCGCTGCCGGGCAAGATATGTTGCCGAAAACGGGGCTGCTATCCAAAGCAGCGGAAAAAGGAAAAAGCCTTCTTTCAAAGGTCGAAAAGGCGGCGGACGACACGCAAGCCTCGGCTTTGATTGAATCCAGGCTCACGGCAGCTTCCGCGCTCAGGGACTACCAAAAAGCCCTGGTCGAAATCGTAAAGGCCATCGCCACTCGAAAAGGGGCTTATGAGATAGCCGCGAAAACCTTTGATGAGGAAGCCGCTTCTCCGCCATCGCCCTTTATCCTGACGCAAACCTCGATTCGCACCATGGAGGCAACCCTTCAAAACAGCGCCGGCCAATCGGCCATGTTTTGGGCGCTTGTATCCGGCCCTCACCGGTTTCTCTGGGACTTTGTCCTCCGGGAGACCGCCTGTTACATCGACAAGCTGTGGGAAGAAAAAGTACTGGTTGAAGTCCAGGGCATCAGCGACTCGGAAAGAATCACGGCTGTCGCATTGGGAGAAAAGGGGCCGGCCATGGACTTTGTGAAGGGCCCGATTGCCCCCTTTATTGACCGCAGCCTGAACAAGGGGTTTTATGCCAAAAATGTCCTGGGGCGGGAGATTCAATTTAAAACTGATTTTTTAAGGTATCTTACGCAAGGTACCCGGAAGGTCAGAGCAGCCCAGGCGCGTGCCGCCCGATCGGGAGCAGACGAGGACGTCGTTGCGACACCGCTTGTGTTCAACGGCGGCGTCACGATAAAAGCGCTGCCCACGGATGTTAATCCGGACGCTCACACCCGGCCTCAGGCCACTACCCTGACAGTTAGGTGCGGCAATGAGACCGCCCAGCTCATTAACCTGAACTATCCGGTTCGCAAGGTGTTCGATTGGTCTTCCGAGACCTGTGACGAGGTGGTCTTCACCGTTGAAATCGGCTCGATCGTGCTGACGAAAAGATACAAAGGGAATATGGGGTTTCCATTGTTTCTGAAGGATTTCGGCAACGGCACCCGGCGATTGTATCCCGGGGATTTTCCGCAGAACAAAAGCGCGTTACAACAGGCTAATATTAAGTATATACAGGTCAATTACCAATTTGAAAGGCATTCTCGCGTCCTTTCGTTTTATCAAAAATATCTGGCCGCGAAATCATCTGTGAAAAAAGTGTCCAGGGAACCGAGCACGCCGAAGGTGCCGAGAAATGCCGCTATATGCTGGGATTATTGA